One Alkalidesulfovibrio alkalitolerans DSM 16529 genomic region harbors:
- a CDS encoding DUF368 domain-containing protein, whose translation MGVADVIPGVSGGTIAFITGIYDQLVESIRSFDVAFLRLLMRGQFVAAFEHVHFRFLAPLLFGIAVAIVSMARIMHHVMDHYPVQTWALFFGLIAASILVVGRQIKPFRPTNVALVLCGTLAAYWIVGLIPVETPDESWFIFVCGALAICAMILPGISGAFILLVLGKYHFITAAVKNPFVHESIGIIAVFGAGCVVGIMGFSRLLHWLLLHRRAATISILTGFMLGAMRKIWPWKEVLETRVMGVREFVIREANVLPRAVDVEFWTALALMCAGFLGVMLLERACMKPESVLES comes from the coding sequence ATGGGAGTTGCGGATGTCATCCCGGGGGTTTCGGGAGGCACCATAGCATTCATCACCGGGATATACGATCAACTCGTCGAGTCCATTCGATCGTTTGATGTCGCATTCCTGCGGCTTCTGATGCGGGGACAATTCGTTGCGGCCTTCGAGCACGTCCATTTTCGCTTCCTGGCTCCTCTTCTGTTCGGCATCGCGGTGGCGATCGTTTCCATGGCTAGGATCATGCATCATGTAATGGACCATTATCCGGTTCAGACCTGGGCCTTGTTTTTCGGCCTCATTGCGGCCTCAATCCTGGTCGTTGGTCGGCAGATCAAGCCGTTTCGTCCGACGAACGTGGCTTTGGTCCTGTGCGGAACCCTTGCCGCCTACTGGATCGTGGGCCTCATTCCTGTGGAAACCCCCGACGAGTCATGGTTCATCTTCGTGTGCGGCGCGCTGGCCATCTGCGCCATGATCCTGCCCGGCATCTCGGGCGCGTTCATACTGCTCGTGCTCGGTAAATACCATTTCATCACGGCAGCCGTGAAGAATCCCTTCGTCCACGAAAGCATCGGGATCATCGCCGTCTTCGGGGCGGGCTGCGTCGTGGGAATAATGGGGTTCTCCCGTCTCCTTCACTGGCTTCTCCTGCATCGCCGGGCAGCCACGATAAGCATTCTTACGGGTTTCATGCTCGGCGCCATGCGTAAAATATGGCCCTGGAAGGAAGTGCTGGAGACGCGGGTGATGGGAGTCAGGGAATTTGTCATTCGCGAGGCCAATGTTCTGCCCCGGGCGGTCGACGTAGAGTTTTGGACAGCCCTGGCCCTGATGTGCGCGGGATTTCTGGGGGTCATGCTCCTTGAACGCGCCTGCATGAAGCCGGAATCCGTGCTGGAGTCATGA
- a CDS encoding Mrp/NBP35 family ATP-binding protein: MTSQSCSSCSGGKGGSAAQAMQDELIKSTLARIRYKLFVMSGKGGVGKSSVAVNIAAALSTMGYRVGILDVDIHGPSVPGLLGIKGQLDVDRGRIIRPKQYAENLSVVSMESLLKDPDQAVLWRGPMKTSAIRQFVADVSWGDLDFLVIDSPPGTGDEHMTVLKTIPDALCVIVTTPQEVSLADVRKAVNFLQYAKAGILGVVENMSGLICPHCREEIELFKKGGGRELAERYGLPFLGAIPLDPATVVASDLGKPVVMLSEETPVKAALMQLARTIVAETEKSLEAAAAQGPVLE, encoded by the coding sequence ATGACATCGCAATCGTGTTCCTCGTGCAGCGGAGGCAAGGGCGGCAGCGCCGCTCAGGCCATGCAGGACGAACTCATCAAAAGCACCTTGGCGCGCATCCGCTACAAACTTTTCGTCATGAGCGGCAAGGGCGGTGTGGGCAAGAGTTCCGTGGCGGTAAACATCGCTGCGGCTCTTTCGACCATGGGCTATCGCGTGGGGATCTTGGACGTGGACATTCACGGTCCCTCTGTTCCAGGTCTGCTGGGCATCAAGGGGCAGCTCGACGTTGACAGAGGGCGTATCATCCGCCCCAAGCAGTATGCGGAGAACCTCTCCGTGGTCTCCATGGAGTCTCTCCTCAAGGACCCTGATCAGGCCGTTCTCTGGCGTGGTCCCATGAAGACTTCAGCCATACGGCAGTTTGTGGCCGACGTGTCCTGGGGCGACCTCGATTTTCTGGTCATCGACTCGCCTCCTGGAACCGGCGACGAACACATGACCGTTCTGAAGACGATTCCGGACGCCCTGTGCGTCATCGTCACCACGCCGCAGGAAGTTTCCCTGGCCGACGTGCGCAAGGCGGTCAATTTTCTTCAGTACGCCAAGGCCGGGATACTCGGCGTTGTGGAGAACATGAGCGGACTCATCTGTCCGCATTGCCGGGAAGAGATCGAGTTGTTCAAAAAGGGAGGCGGCCGCGAACTGGCAGAGCGCTACGGGCTACCTTTCCTTGGGGCCATTCCCCTCGATCCGGCCACGGTCGTGGCCAGCGATCTCGGCAAGCCGGTGGTGATGCTGTCCGAGGAGACTCCGGTCAAGGCTGCGCTCATGCAGTTGGCCAGGACGATCGTTGCGGAGACGGAGAAAAGTCTGGAGGCGGCGGCCGCGCAAGGTCCCGTTCTTGAATAG